The Phyllopteryx taeniolatus isolate TA_2022b chromosome 17, UOR_Ptae_1.2, whole genome shotgun sequence genome window below encodes:
- the LOC133467528 gene encoding protocadherin alpha-C2-like isoform X1, with protein MAPLVALSRTRLLVAAFALCALCGSVLSITRYSIPEEMEEGSFVANLAADLGLDVRSMVERKAKLDVIHSKNYLDINKETGELIIREKMDRESICMTKTASCFMKMDVILENPIRIFNIELEIMDINDNAPVFRRKSIHLDVSEATPPGERFSLTNAVDADVGANSIKTYYLSESKDFNIDIQTGSDGSKYVDLVLNGNLDRETDAVHNLILTAVDGGLPPRSGTASIIINVLDINDNAPLFAQPVFEVNVAENSGVGTVVMTLNATDLDEGTNARLLYSYTLYTSEKTQELFSLDRHSGEIKVKGVVDFEENPSFEMHVQAQDEGSSPLSGHCKVTVSVTDLNDNYPEMTIKSLKSATAENTAVGTLIAVVGVSDRDSGVNGQVELTLSRQEKLPFVLNRSSEGYFELSVSKPLDREIKGKYEITLKVTDKGTPPLTESETFTLEIHDINDNAPTFPQSFYTIHVMENNLPGALLTSLSALDPDLNENQYLVYFIMEKEIANTSMSMLFSINPENGDLYALKTFDFEREREYLFHIEARDSGVPALNSNVTVHIIILDQNDNIPVIVSPWRAQGSVAEQVIPRSTDKGHLVAKVIAIDADSEQNGRVTYQLLQISDSSLFSLDQYNGEIRTTRMFSYRDPRQQRLVIAAKDNGNPALSTTVTIKIATVEHATAFSETTELPLEYDLFTDLNLYLVIGLGAVSFMLLITILVIIVLKCQKPKPKAVKIPPANRNSVISRNSVISQRSSTIADSTLISSDAYWYSLFLAETRKGKVVVRQPIIPKGAGYFVSSIPRSIGPSETTESRASTLEQAPRRELP; from the exons ATGGCTCCTCTCGTGGCGCTTTCACGGACACGACTGCTGGTCGCGGCTTTTGCATTGTGCGCGTTGTGCGGGTCAGTGCTTTCAATCACTCGCTACTCCATTCCGGAGGAGATGGAAGAGGGTTCCTTTGTTGCCAACCTCGCCGCCGATTTGGGTCTCGATGTTCGGAGCATGGTGGAGCGCAAGGCAAAGCTGGATGTCATTCACAGCAAAAATTATCTCGACATCAACAAAGAAACCGGTGAGCTCATCATCCGCGAGAAGATGGACCGGGAGAGCATCTGCATGACCAAAACAGCCTCGTGCTTTATGAAGATGGATGTCATACTAGAAAACCCCATTCGTATTTTTAACATCGAACTGGAGATCATGGACATTAACGACAACGCGCCGGTGTTCCGGAGGAAGAGCATTCATTTGGATGTCTCCGAGGCAACCCCTCCCGGCGAGAGGTTCTCGTTAACAAATGCCGTCGATGCGGATGTTGGCGCTAATTCAATTAAGACTTACTACCTAAGCGAGAGCAAAGACTTCAACATTGACATCCAAACTGGCAGCGATGGCTCCAAATATGTAGACTTGGTTCTGAATGGCAATCTGGACCGGGAGACAGACGCGGTGCATAATCTGATTCTAACCGCGGTGGATGGAGGGCTTCCTCCCCGGTCCGGCACAGCCAGCATTATTATCAATGTCCTCGATATCAATGACAACGCCCCCCTCTTCGCTCAGCCGGTGTTTGAAGTCAATGTTGCGGAGAATTCAGGTGTAGGCACAGTTGTCATGACCTTAAATGCAACAGATTTGGACGAAGGCACAAACGCACGCTTATTATATTCGTATACGCTCTACACTTCTGAGAAGACACAGGAGCTCTTCTCGCTCGACCGACACTCGGGGGAGATCAAGGTTAAGGGGGTTGTTGATTTTGAGGAGAATCCGAGTTTTGAGATGCACGTCCAAGCTCAGGACGAAGGGTCCAGCCCGCTGTCGGGACACTGCAAAGTGACGGTGTCCGTCACCGATCTGAACGATAACTACCCCGAGATGACCATCAAGTCTCTGAAGAGCGCCACGGCCGAGAACACGGCCGTGGGGACCCTGATTGCGGTGGTCGGCGTCAGCGACAGGGACTCGGGAGTCAACGGCCAAGTGGAGCTCACTTTAAGTCGGCAGGAAAAGCTACCCTTTGTGCTCAATCGGTCGTCGGAGGGTTACTTCGAGCTCTCGGTTTCAAAGCCGCTGGACAGAGAGATAAAGGGCAAATACGAAATAACGCTGAAGGTGACTGACAAAGGAACGCCGCCGCTCACTGAAAGCGAGACCTTCACCTTAGAGATTCATGATATCAACGACAATGCTCCCACATTCCCGCAGTCCTTCTACACCATCCACGTGATGGAGAACAATCTGCCGGGAGCCTTGCTGACATCTCTGAGTGCACTTGACCCGGATCTGAATGAGAACCAGTACTTGGTCTATTTCATAATGGAGAAAGAGATCGCCAACACATCCATGTCAATGCTGTTCTCCATCAATCCGGAAAACGGCGACCTTTATGCCTTGAAGACCTTCGACTTTGAGCGAGAGAGGGAGTATCTTTTCCACATTGAGGCGAGGGACTCCGGTGTCCCCGCGCTGAACAGCAATGTTACGGTTCATATCATCATTCTGGACCAAAACGACAACATCCCTGTCATAGTGTCGCCGTGGCGAGCGCAGGGCTCTGTCGCCGAGCAGGTGATACCGAGGTCTACAGATAAGGGACACCTCGTGGCCAAAGTGATCGCCATCGACGCCGACTCGGAGCAGAACGGCAGGGTCACGTATCAGCTCTTGCAAATCAGCGACTCCAGCCTCTTCAGTCTAGACCAGTACAACGGCGAGATCCGGACAACCAGAATGTTCAGCTACAGAGACCCCCGGCAACAGCGCCTGGTCATTGCCGCGAAAGACAACGGCAACCCGGCCCTCTCCACCACCGTCACCATCAAAATAGCCACCGTCGAGCACGCCACGGCATTTTCGGAGACAACGGAGTTGCCGCTGGAGTACGACCTCTTCACAGACCTCAACTTGTATTTAGTCATCGGTTTAGGGGCCGTTTCCTTCATGCTGCTCATTACCATATTGGTGATTATCGTGCTGAAGTGTCAAAAGCCCAAGCCGAAGGCCGTCAAGATCCCCCCGGCCAATCGGAACAGCGTGATCAGCAGGAACAGCGTGATCAGCCAGAGGAGCTCCACTATCGCGGACTCCACCTTGATCTCCAGCGACGCCTACTGGTACAGCCTCTTTCTCGCAGAGACCAGGAAAGGCAAAGTAGTCGTCAGACAGCCCATAATACCCAAAGGGGCTGGCTACTTTGTGTCCAGTATACCCAGGAGCATAGGGCCGAGTGAGACCACCGAGTCCAGAGCGTCTACACTGGAG CAGGCACCCAGAAGAGAACTGCCGTGA
- the LOC133467528 gene encoding protocadherin alpha-C2-like isoform X2, whose protein sequence is MAPLVALSRTRLLVAAFALCALCGSVLSITRYSIPEEMEEGSFVANLAADLGLDVRSMVERKAKLDVIHSKNYLDINKETGELIIREKMDRESICMTKTASCFMKMDVILENPIRIFNIELEIMDINDNAPVFRRKSIHLDVSEATPPGERFSLTNAVDADVGANSIKTYYLSESKDFNIDIQTGSDGSKYVDLVLNGNLDRETDAVHNLILTAVDGGLPPRSGTASIIINVLDINDNAPLFAQPVFEVNVAENSGVGTVVMTLNATDLDEGTNARLLYSYTLYTSEKTQELFSLDRHSGEIKVKGVVDFEENPSFEMHVQAQDEGSSPLSGHCKVTVSVTDLNDNYPEMTIKSLKSATAENTAVGTLIAVVGVSDRDSGVNGQVELTLSRQEKLPFVLNRSSEGYFELSVSKPLDREIKGKYEITLKVTDKGTPPLTESETFTLEIHDINDNAPTFPQSFYTIHVMENNLPGALLTSLSALDPDLNENQYLVYFIMEKEIANTSMSMLFSINPENGDLYALKTFDFEREREYLFHIEARDSGVPALNSNVTVHIIILDQNDNIPVIVSPWRAQGSVAEQVIPRSTDKGHLVAKVIAIDADSEQNGRVTYQLLQISDSSLFSLDQYNGEIRTTRMFSYRDPRQQRLVIAAKDNGNPALSTTVTIKIATVEHATAFSETTELPLEYDLFTDLNLYLVIGLGAVSFMLLITILVIIVLKCQKPKPKAVKIPPANRNSVISRNSVISQRSSTIADSTLISSDAYWYSLFLAETRKGKVVVRQPIIPKGAGYFVSSIPRSIGPSETTESRASTLEAPRRELP, encoded by the exons ATGGCTCCTCTCGTGGCGCTTTCACGGACACGACTGCTGGTCGCGGCTTTTGCATTGTGCGCGTTGTGCGGGTCAGTGCTTTCAATCACTCGCTACTCCATTCCGGAGGAGATGGAAGAGGGTTCCTTTGTTGCCAACCTCGCCGCCGATTTGGGTCTCGATGTTCGGAGCATGGTGGAGCGCAAGGCAAAGCTGGATGTCATTCACAGCAAAAATTATCTCGACATCAACAAAGAAACCGGTGAGCTCATCATCCGCGAGAAGATGGACCGGGAGAGCATCTGCATGACCAAAACAGCCTCGTGCTTTATGAAGATGGATGTCATACTAGAAAACCCCATTCGTATTTTTAACATCGAACTGGAGATCATGGACATTAACGACAACGCGCCGGTGTTCCGGAGGAAGAGCATTCATTTGGATGTCTCCGAGGCAACCCCTCCCGGCGAGAGGTTCTCGTTAACAAATGCCGTCGATGCGGATGTTGGCGCTAATTCAATTAAGACTTACTACCTAAGCGAGAGCAAAGACTTCAACATTGACATCCAAACTGGCAGCGATGGCTCCAAATATGTAGACTTGGTTCTGAATGGCAATCTGGACCGGGAGACAGACGCGGTGCATAATCTGATTCTAACCGCGGTGGATGGAGGGCTTCCTCCCCGGTCCGGCACAGCCAGCATTATTATCAATGTCCTCGATATCAATGACAACGCCCCCCTCTTCGCTCAGCCGGTGTTTGAAGTCAATGTTGCGGAGAATTCAGGTGTAGGCACAGTTGTCATGACCTTAAATGCAACAGATTTGGACGAAGGCACAAACGCACGCTTATTATATTCGTATACGCTCTACACTTCTGAGAAGACACAGGAGCTCTTCTCGCTCGACCGACACTCGGGGGAGATCAAGGTTAAGGGGGTTGTTGATTTTGAGGAGAATCCGAGTTTTGAGATGCACGTCCAAGCTCAGGACGAAGGGTCCAGCCCGCTGTCGGGACACTGCAAAGTGACGGTGTCCGTCACCGATCTGAACGATAACTACCCCGAGATGACCATCAAGTCTCTGAAGAGCGCCACGGCCGAGAACACGGCCGTGGGGACCCTGATTGCGGTGGTCGGCGTCAGCGACAGGGACTCGGGAGTCAACGGCCAAGTGGAGCTCACTTTAAGTCGGCAGGAAAAGCTACCCTTTGTGCTCAATCGGTCGTCGGAGGGTTACTTCGAGCTCTCGGTTTCAAAGCCGCTGGACAGAGAGATAAAGGGCAAATACGAAATAACGCTGAAGGTGACTGACAAAGGAACGCCGCCGCTCACTGAAAGCGAGACCTTCACCTTAGAGATTCATGATATCAACGACAATGCTCCCACATTCCCGCAGTCCTTCTACACCATCCACGTGATGGAGAACAATCTGCCGGGAGCCTTGCTGACATCTCTGAGTGCACTTGACCCGGATCTGAATGAGAACCAGTACTTGGTCTATTTCATAATGGAGAAAGAGATCGCCAACACATCCATGTCAATGCTGTTCTCCATCAATCCGGAAAACGGCGACCTTTATGCCTTGAAGACCTTCGACTTTGAGCGAGAGAGGGAGTATCTTTTCCACATTGAGGCGAGGGACTCCGGTGTCCCCGCGCTGAACAGCAATGTTACGGTTCATATCATCATTCTGGACCAAAACGACAACATCCCTGTCATAGTGTCGCCGTGGCGAGCGCAGGGCTCTGTCGCCGAGCAGGTGATACCGAGGTCTACAGATAAGGGACACCTCGTGGCCAAAGTGATCGCCATCGACGCCGACTCGGAGCAGAACGGCAGGGTCACGTATCAGCTCTTGCAAATCAGCGACTCCAGCCTCTTCAGTCTAGACCAGTACAACGGCGAGATCCGGACAACCAGAATGTTCAGCTACAGAGACCCCCGGCAACAGCGCCTGGTCATTGCCGCGAAAGACAACGGCAACCCGGCCCTCTCCACCACCGTCACCATCAAAATAGCCACCGTCGAGCACGCCACGGCATTTTCGGAGACAACGGAGTTGCCGCTGGAGTACGACCTCTTCACAGACCTCAACTTGTATTTAGTCATCGGTTTAGGGGCCGTTTCCTTCATGCTGCTCATTACCATATTGGTGATTATCGTGCTGAAGTGTCAAAAGCCCAAGCCGAAGGCCGTCAAGATCCCCCCGGCCAATCGGAACAGCGTGATCAGCAGGAACAGCGTGATCAGCCAGAGGAGCTCCACTATCGCGGACTCCACCTTGATCTCCAGCGACGCCTACTGGTACAGCCTCTTTCTCGCAGAGACCAGGAAAGGCAAAGTAGTCGTCAGACAGCCCATAATACCCAAAGGGGCTGGCTACTTTGTGTCCAGTATACCCAGGAGCATAGGGCCGAGTGAGACCACCGAGTCCAGAGCGTCTACACTGGAG GCACCCAGAAGAGAACTGCCGTGA
- the LOC133467591 gene encoding protocadherin-10-like: protein MDTRGAKTGRKVCVNCSVFCAFASLVCFLHSACAQIRYAIPEELEHGAFVGNVAEDLGLDLDKLSARRFRIVSGTRRQYVEVNLENGVLFVNERLDREDVCEQSLACSFHLQVVIEKPLELYRVEVEILDVNDNSPSFPWSQFNLDISESAAPGSRFPLESAQDSDVASNSLRTYLLSVNEHFTLDIQTRSDGSKFAELVLQSPLDREEQGAHQMVLTAVDGGSPERSGSAQIDITVLDANDNAPVFDQSFYRVRLAENAPKGAVVIRLNASDLDEGTNADIGYSFSGHAPSKVRQLFAVDARTGEIKVKGPIDYEKARMHEMYIQAKDKGPSAVAVHCKVLVNVLDRNDNLPEVILTSVSTPVHEDAPPGTVIAVISVTDEDSGENGNVDCEIPNLIPFQLHSSFRNYYTLVTSDVLDRERAAEYNITLTARDMGSPPLFTRTTIVVHVSDVNDNAPLFAQPSYSVYLTENNAPGASICSVTAQDPDDGQNAYLSYSVAEADIQGMPASTYVSINSDNGNIYALRSFDHEQFKSFQITVRARDAGLPPLIGNVTVTLFILDQNDNAPVIVSPLPENGTPPTQAVPRSADAGYLITAIRAVDADAGQNSRLFFQMLQATDPSLFSVALYTGEIRTVRRLAEEDPTRHRLVILVKDNGQLPLSATVSIILSVVDSLPESQPDSGDLSLSPRHSSDFSLYFIVSLGAISFTFLVAIVVIVTVRGLKDSASGKESNLRCGCCRSVTPGGADVFKKSHLNVRTSADSAGGNGAPPQAYCYKMCLTPESSKSDFMFLKPCSPVLSGRQNKNHSQSTDYLTSGWSANHRTSSPKELKYSSKDWTWTKNQRNSTYKRYSCGNMEGALSRPQHYDADEYLCSVAPPQYWTWGNQMSDCKMSLQDEANCTWTPKYTQPQSEAADYQHNVHIPSETPLDYQHNVYIPGTASGYGTLKLAPRSELDVYNTFSTFGKKKKFISKYEPPCDREDGLISSAILK, encoded by the exons ATGGACACACGAGGGGCGAAGACGGGACGAAAGGTGTGCGTCAACTGCTCCGTATTCTGCGCCTTTGCCTCGCTTGTGTGTTTCTTGCACTCGGCATGCGCACAGATCCGCTACGCCATCCCAGAGGAGCTGGAACACGGCGCCTTCGTGGGCAACGTAGCGGAGGACTTGGGTTTGGATCTGGATAAACTCTCTGCGCGAAGATTCCGCATCGTGTCCGGTACAAGGAGGCAGTACGTGGAGGTCAATTTGGAAAATGGAGTTTTGTTTGTCAACGAGAGGCTCGACCGGGAAGATGTGTGCGAGCAGAGTTTGGCGTGCTCGTTCCATTTGCAAGTGGTGATCGAAAAGCCGCTGGAGTTGTACAGAGTTGAGGTCGAAATTCTGGACGTAAATGACAACTCCCCGAGCTTCCCGTGGAGCCAATTTAATCTGGACATTTCGGAATCCGCGGCACCGGGATCCCGTTTCCCACTGGAGAGCGCGCAAGACTCGGACGTGGCTTCCAATTCGTTGCGCACTTATTTGCTGAGCGTCAATGAGCATTTCACTTTGGACATCCAGACGAGGAGCGATGGCAGTAAGTTCGCCGAACTGGTGCTCCAGAGCCCGTTGGACCGGGAAGAGCAGGGCGCGCACCAGATGGTTCTGACGGCGGTGGACGGAGGTTCGCCGGAGAGGTCCGGAAGCGCGCAAATTGACATCACCGTTTTGGACGCCAACGATAACGCGCCTGTCTTCGACCAGTCTTTCTATCGCGTGCGACTGGCGGAGAACGCACCCAAGGGCGCAGTTGTCATCAGACTCAACGCGTCCGACTTGGACGAGGGCACCAACGCGGACATCGGCTACTCTTTCAGCGGGCACGCGCCCAGCAAAGTGCGCCAGCTCTTCGCGGTGGACGCGCGCACGGGCGAAATCAAAGTGAAGGGGCCGATCGATTACGAAAAGGCAAGGATGCACGAAATGTACATCCAGGCGAAGGACAAAGGTCCTTCCGCCGTCGCGGTCCACTGCAAGGTGCTGGTGAACGTCTTGGACCGGAACGACAACCTCCCAGAGGTCATCCTGACGTCCGTGTCCACGCCCGTGCACGAGGACGCGCCCCCGGGCACCGTCATCGCTGTCATCAGCGTCACAGACGAGGACTCGGGGGAAAACGGCAACGTGGACTGCGAGATCCCGAATCTGATCCCCTTCCAGCTCCACTCGTCCTTTCGAAACTACTACACGTTGGTGACCAGTGATGTTCTGGACAGGGAACGCGCGGCCGAGTATAACATCACTCTCACCGCAAGAGATATGGGCTCTCCGCCTTTATTCACCAGGACAACGATCGTGGTGCACGTTTCTGACGTGAACGATAACGCACCGCTCTTCGCGCAACCTTCCTATTCCGTCTATTTGACTGAGAACAACGCGCCCGGGGCCTCCATCTGCTCGGTGACGGCGCAGGACCCAGACGATGGGCAAAACGCGTATCTCTCGTATTCTGTAGCAGAAGCCGACATCCAGGGCATGCCCGCCTCCACGTACGTCTCCATCAATTCCGACAACGGCAACATTTACGCCCTCAGGTCGTTTGACCACGAGCAGTTCAAAAGCTTCCAGATCACAGTGCGAGCTCGAGATGCCGGATTGCCACCTTTAATCGGCAACGTCACAGTGACTCTCTTTATTTTGGACCAAAACGACAACGCGCCCGTCATCGTGTCGCCTCTTCCTGAGAACGGGACGCCGCCGACCCAAGCGGTGCCGAGATCCGCCGACGCCGGCTACCTGATCACCGCGATACGAGCGGTGGACGCGGACGCGGGTCAGAACTCGCGCCTCTTCTTCCAGATGCTCCAAGCGACTGATCCGAGCTTGTTCAGTGTGGCCCTATACACAGGGGAAATCAGGACAGTGCGGCGGCTCGCGGAGGAAGACCCCACGAGGCACAGATTGGTCATTCTGGTGAAGGACAATGGCCAGCTACCCCTCTCGGCCACGGTTTCCATCATTCTGTCAGTGGTTGACAGCCTGCCGGAATCTCAGCCCGATTCGGGTGACCTGTCCCTGAGCCCCCGTCACAGCTCCGACTTTAGCCTCTACTTCATCGTGTCCCTGGGCGCGATCTCCTTCACATTTCTCGTGGCTATCGTCGTCATCGTGACCGTGAGGGGGCTGAAGGACAGCGCGTCCGGCAAAGAGTCCAACTTGCGCTGCGGTTGTTGTCGCTCGGTAACGCCCGGCGGCGCCGACGTCTTCAAAAAGTCCCATTTGAACGTCAGAACGTCCGCGGACTCGGCCGGCGGTAACGGCGCGCCCCCGCAAGCTTACTGCTACAAGATGTGTCTGACGCCAGAATCCTCCAAAAGTGACTTCATGTTCCTCAAGCCCTGCAGCCCCGTCTTATCTGGCCGGCAGAATAAGAATCATTCCCAAAGCACAGACTACCTGACATCTGGTTGGAGCGCCAACCACCGAACTTCATCCCCAAAAGAG CTTAAGTATTCCAGTAAGGACTGGACCTGGACCAAGAACCAACGCAATTCAACATACAAGAG GTACAGCTGTGGAAATATGGAAGGCGCGCTATCCCGTCCGCAGCACTACGACGCCGATGAGTATTTGTGCTCCGTGGCGCCGCCGCAGTACTGGACCTGGGGAAACCAAATGAGTG ACTGCAAGATGTCTCTTCAAGACGAAGCCAACTGCACTTGGACTCCAAAGTACACGCAGCCTCAGTCTGAGGCGGCGGACTACCAGCACAATGTGCACATTCCCTCGGAGACACCACTGGACTACCAGCACAACGTGTATATTCCTGGCACCGCATCCGGCTACGGCACACTCAAGCTTGCGCCGCGGAGTGAGCTGGACGTCTACAACACCTTTTCTACTtttgggaagaaaaagaaattcatCTCCAAATATGAACCGCCTTGTGACAGAGAGGATGGGCTCATAAGCAGTGCTATTTTGAAATAG
- the LOC133467528 gene encoding protocadherin alpha-C2-like isoform X3 codes for MAPLVALSRTRLLVAAFALCALCGSVLSITRYSIPEEMEEGSFVANLAADLGLDVRSMVERKAKLDVIHSKNYLDINKETGELIIREKMDRESICMTKTASCFMKMDVILENPIRIFNIELEIMDINDNAPVFRRKSIHLDVSEATPPGERFSLTNAVDADVGANSIKTYYLSESKDFNIDIQTGSDGSKYVDLVLNGNLDRETDAVHNLILTAVDGGLPPRSGTASIIINVLDINDNAPLFAQPVFEVNVAENSGVGTVVMTLNATDLDEGTNARLLYSYTLYTSEKTQELFSLDRHSGEIKVKGVVDFEENPSFEMHVQAQDEGSSPLSGHCKVTVSVTDLNDNYPEMTIKSLKSATAENTAVGTLIAVVGVSDRDSGVNGQVELTLSRQEKLPFVLNRSSEGYFELSVSKPLDREIKGKYEITLKVTDKGTPPLTESETFTLEIHDINDNAPTFPQSFYTIHVMENNLPGALLTSLSALDPDLNENQYLVYFIMEKEIANTSMSMLFSINPENGDLYALKTFDFEREREYLFHIEARDSGVPALNSNVTVHIIILDQNDNIPVIVSPWRAQGSVAEQVIPRSTDKGHLVAKVIAIDADSEQNGRVTYQLLQISDSSLFSLDQYNGEIRTTRMFSYRDPRQQRLVIAAKDNGNPALSTTVTIKIATVEHATAFSETTELPLEYDLFTDLNLYLVIGLGAVSFMLLITILVIIVLKCQKPKPKAVKIPPANRNSVISRNSVISQRSSTIADSTLISSDAYWYSLFLAETRKGKVVVRQPIIPKGAGYFVSSIPRSIGPSETTESRASTLEYSK; via the exons ATGGCTCCTCTCGTGGCGCTTTCACGGACACGACTGCTGGTCGCGGCTTTTGCATTGTGCGCGTTGTGCGGGTCAGTGCTTTCAATCACTCGCTACTCCATTCCGGAGGAGATGGAAGAGGGTTCCTTTGTTGCCAACCTCGCCGCCGATTTGGGTCTCGATGTTCGGAGCATGGTGGAGCGCAAGGCAAAGCTGGATGTCATTCACAGCAAAAATTATCTCGACATCAACAAAGAAACCGGTGAGCTCATCATCCGCGAGAAGATGGACCGGGAGAGCATCTGCATGACCAAAACAGCCTCGTGCTTTATGAAGATGGATGTCATACTAGAAAACCCCATTCGTATTTTTAACATCGAACTGGAGATCATGGACATTAACGACAACGCGCCGGTGTTCCGGAGGAAGAGCATTCATTTGGATGTCTCCGAGGCAACCCCTCCCGGCGAGAGGTTCTCGTTAACAAATGCCGTCGATGCGGATGTTGGCGCTAATTCAATTAAGACTTACTACCTAAGCGAGAGCAAAGACTTCAACATTGACATCCAAACTGGCAGCGATGGCTCCAAATATGTAGACTTGGTTCTGAATGGCAATCTGGACCGGGAGACAGACGCGGTGCATAATCTGATTCTAACCGCGGTGGATGGAGGGCTTCCTCCCCGGTCCGGCACAGCCAGCATTATTATCAATGTCCTCGATATCAATGACAACGCCCCCCTCTTCGCTCAGCCGGTGTTTGAAGTCAATGTTGCGGAGAATTCAGGTGTAGGCACAGTTGTCATGACCTTAAATGCAACAGATTTGGACGAAGGCACAAACGCACGCTTATTATATTCGTATACGCTCTACACTTCTGAGAAGACACAGGAGCTCTTCTCGCTCGACCGACACTCGGGGGAGATCAAGGTTAAGGGGGTTGTTGATTTTGAGGAGAATCCGAGTTTTGAGATGCACGTCCAAGCTCAGGACGAAGGGTCCAGCCCGCTGTCGGGACACTGCAAAGTGACGGTGTCCGTCACCGATCTGAACGATAACTACCCCGAGATGACCATCAAGTCTCTGAAGAGCGCCACGGCCGAGAACACGGCCGTGGGGACCCTGATTGCGGTGGTCGGCGTCAGCGACAGGGACTCGGGAGTCAACGGCCAAGTGGAGCTCACTTTAAGTCGGCAGGAAAAGCTACCCTTTGTGCTCAATCGGTCGTCGGAGGGTTACTTCGAGCTCTCGGTTTCAAAGCCGCTGGACAGAGAGATAAAGGGCAAATACGAAATAACGCTGAAGGTGACTGACAAAGGAACGCCGCCGCTCACTGAAAGCGAGACCTTCACCTTAGAGATTCATGATATCAACGACAATGCTCCCACATTCCCGCAGTCCTTCTACACCATCCACGTGATGGAGAACAATCTGCCGGGAGCCTTGCTGACATCTCTGAGTGCACTTGACCCGGATCTGAATGAGAACCAGTACTTGGTCTATTTCATAATGGAGAAAGAGATCGCCAACACATCCATGTCAATGCTGTTCTCCATCAATCCGGAAAACGGCGACCTTTATGCCTTGAAGACCTTCGACTTTGAGCGAGAGAGGGAGTATCTTTTCCACATTGAGGCGAGGGACTCCGGTGTCCCCGCGCTGAACAGCAATGTTACGGTTCATATCATCATTCTGGACCAAAACGACAACATCCCTGTCATAGTGTCGCCGTGGCGAGCGCAGGGCTCTGTCGCCGAGCAGGTGATACCGAGGTCTACAGATAAGGGACACCTCGTGGCCAAAGTGATCGCCATCGACGCCGACTCGGAGCAGAACGGCAGGGTCACGTATCAGCTCTTGCAAATCAGCGACTCCAGCCTCTTCAGTCTAGACCAGTACAACGGCGAGATCCGGACAACCAGAATGTTCAGCTACAGAGACCCCCGGCAACAGCGCCTGGTCATTGCCGCGAAAGACAACGGCAACCCGGCCCTCTCCACCACCGTCACCATCAAAATAGCCACCGTCGAGCACGCCACGGCATTTTCGGAGACAACGGAGTTGCCGCTGGAGTACGACCTCTTCACAGACCTCAACTTGTATTTAGTCATCGGTTTAGGGGCCGTTTCCTTCATGCTGCTCATTACCATATTGGTGATTATCGTGCTGAAGTGTCAAAAGCCCAAGCCGAAGGCCGTCAAGATCCCCCCGGCCAATCGGAACAGCGTGATCAGCAGGAACAGCGTGATCAGCCAGAGGAGCTCCACTATCGCGGACTCCACCTTGATCTCCAGCGACGCCTACTGGTACAGCCTCTTTCTCGCAGAGACCAGGAAAGGCAAAGTAGTCGTCAGACAGCCCATAATACCCAAAGGGGCTGGCTACTTTGTGTCCAGTATACCCAGGAGCATAGGGCCGAGTGAGACCACCGAGTCCAGAGCGTCTACACTGGAG tattcaaaatga